caggggggaaaaaaaaaaagactagccACGCAGTAAAGAAAACAGAGAGGATAGCAGAGATGAGGGAAGGAGCCAAAGAGGAACGAAAACAAGGGCCAACGACAAATTTCTACAAGCTGGTTACTTAAATGGGCAACACGCCCATATTAGGGGTCGAACCCATGAAATCAGGTGTCTGGGCTAATACGTCCCGCTCCAAGGCAGGAACTTTGTAGATGTGCAACCTCTCAAGCCCAAATACGACACCACCAAGGGCTACGCACTTCAAGAGACCACAGAGCGCAGTAACGCAATATCTACAGTTCGCACCCCTATCGCTTACAAGTCCAATTGGCTCGCCCTTTCCCATGGTACAGGAATAGAAATAATGTAAATTGTTACcgttaaaccaaaaaaaaaaaaaaaacagaaaataaaGTAGTTGGCGGCCTTCGCTACTTTCAATAGTATCTATCAGATATATAGTAAAACAATTATAGTAGCTAAAGCATCGAAAACCAGATAGCTCAAATTCCTAGGAGAAAAACTGCTGAGAAAATTTGTTGTTTAACCCATATTGGTTTAGCTCGCAAATCTAGGAAGATGCTACATACGAACAACTCAAACTCAGGAGAAAGGATATCAACTAGACTGAATGAAAAATTCTCAAACTCCAGATTTGCGCAACTCAGCTGCTCCATGTGCAAAATGACACCTCTCCGCAAAGGTGCAGGAACCTTTCGCAAAATTCTCACAGAGTTTGGTCTTGTAGTTGCTCCCTGGAGGGGCAGGGCCTCCAGGAATCGCAGGTGCCCTTCCTGGGCCACCTACTGGTCCAAGGCTGGCAATAAGCTCTCTTACCATTGCACTTGCCTGCTGGATTTGTTCAAATGTACCTTCGAGCTCAATGTTCCTCAGATTTGGATTACTGTCGTGCTCTCGAATAGCTAACTTAACGCCTGTCTGACGACAAATCTGCTTGGAGTTCACCCCACTCTTCCCAATGATGGCTCCAGCTAGGGAAGCTTCCACACTAATTTTGGCTGTCGCTGAAGCACCAAAACTAGCAGCAGGTCCAGGTACAACTGGCTCCATGCGGCCACCAAATCGTCCAGGAATTGCACTCATTGTGTGAGGTGGTGATGGCGCAATAGGCTTGCCAAGCTCCCAATCACCGTGAGCAAAATGACACTTATCGCCAAACTTGCATCCTTCGGCAGTATTATATTTGttgcaaattttggttttaactGTTGCTGAACCAGCACCATTTGGTACAGATGTCGGTGCTGCTGCACCTCGTGGGCCTGGGGCAGGAGGCAGATTCATCATCTGGGCAACAGCATTATAGCCACCAGGTACATGGTGAAGGAAATGGCAGCTCTCACCAAATGGGCAGCCAGCAGTGCTACATAGAAACACAATCCAACACTCAGATCAAACTGTTGCCAAATCTTACAAGAGTCTAAATCTGAAATACTACCAGAATAAGTCAGGCAGCATTTTCCTTGGAAATAGATTATGTTTGAAAAACCAAGATATTGTTGAAAGAAAATTTGATCTCGTAGTCACCAAGTTGACTTTACAGAGCCATTTTATACTTAAACAGGAATATAGATGCTGAAATGGCCACAATTAAAAGACACCATACATTTGGTAACCCAGAAAAGTTTAAAATTGAAAGGGCAGCAATCCATAAAGGAAAAACAGACAGAAAGATGGTATTCACTTTATTTACAATTTGACATGAAAACCAAGAATCATGATTGACAAACATAAAACATATGTATAGTTACGTCTTAGTCCTGAGAGTACGGAGGTCAAGAATTCAAAAGAAGTCTTCCCCTGCCACCCGACCGCAAAACCCATCTCACCATACAAAGAATGGGGATGGTCATATGGAAAAGAGGATTGACAAAGTTTGCCATccaggttgattaaaatctgtAAAATTCCCAATACAGCAGAGAAACATGATTATACTCAAGGCCTATGAATTTCTTTATTTCTATTAACGCTGATGTTTGAAATGAAGCACTAGAGAAGCCTTCAGAGACTTGTTAATGGTGCTAAATGTTTGTTATTGATGAGTAAAACATTCCAGAATCAAGACCACAGGCTAAACAATAAAAAAAGCCACTACACAAGATACACTAAAGGCATCATCATCAATATCCAAGTTTTTCAGTTTCACGTGAAGCATTTTCCATTACTAGTCACTGCTCGTCAAGACAATTAAATGGCGGACAAGAACCGAGAGTAATTAATTAGGCCTCACTTTCagacaaaaatttgaaatattttacatcTCTACACAAGTTAAATGATTGTTCTGCAAAAATGTGTCTGCGACATTCAATGTTAGTATCAACTAACATTCAATAAGCAGAAAAACATCATAAACCTTTTCCTTTGACCCGAGATCTGTACCAGGAAAAACCAGTGTAAATTTTACTACTTACAAAAACAATGTTCTGAAAAAAGGTTACAGGGGGAAAATAGATAGCCCTGTGTACAATATTTTACATTTGTTTCGCAGATTAATTTATGGAAAATATCTCCCAATGGTTTAGATTCTCAAATGTAAATTTAACATCTATTTGAGCCCTGATGACCGTAAGACTGTATATGATACGCCTAGGACCACGTGATTGCCTACAGGGCTGCTAGCCAATGGTAAGATCATAAAGTGCTTGCAAACTCTCTGTGTCACATTTGTTATAGAACCACCACAAACCCATACAAATTCGCAACTTCAACCACATTTATATAATCAAAAGCAGACTTGTTGAAAACATACTGTTTCAAagttaaagaattaaaatatatCCAAAAGAAATACTCTAGATGACTCTAAAAGTCGTTCAATATAAACAACTGATGGCCAACCAAACTTTAATTTAATCTCAAAAACTTGTAAAACTCAAGCTAGCAGCTATCAAACAGGAATAAAAGGAACATAATGTAACATGTTCAATGACCCCCAAGCTTTTCAGGATTTTCAGGCCACGTGTTGAAAAGATGTTGCATACACTGAAGCAACAAATCCTATATCAGGCGGGGGCTGCTTTCAACCACAAACAGTAAATTGTTTGAAGTCACATAAAAAATAGTACTTAAATATTATAGAACTGTATAAAGATTAATACAATATTGCAACGGTTGTGTTCAACTTTATTTACTGATCAGAGAGCCAACAACATTGAAAATAGcacataaatattatataattGTATTGTACCTTCACAATACAAGAACCAAAAACATTGAAACCACTGCTGCTATTACGATCTCCATTAGGAAGGATTATTAGGCCTAGGAAATATTCTAGATAATATTATTTTGCTCGCATAAGCACTGGTTTTTATTGTACTTCACCCAAAAACTTCTTATATAGCGCTGATTTCATCTGCCACCTAATAGCCCACAAAAATGTTCAACATCAGCAGGCAAATGATTCACCTCACAGTTAATTGCTAATACAGCATCTTCTCCTCTGAAATTTGATTGACAGTTTACAAAGAGCCAAAGAGAATACCAATACCAAGATCAATAAGCCAATACATTTTGTACACAATTCACCACTCTGCCAGCACATCTATAGTTTTTAATACTTGCAATATCAAGAGTAGGTATTAAATTTATGACTATTAACTGTTGACAGAAAATTTACAAGTTTTAGGCAAGTAAAGATTTGAACCTGAAAAACTTCGTGCAAGGCTTCGATTTGCTTCCTATACCACTTGATAAGGAGTCCATTTCTGTTGCAAACATTAATTACTTTTTTCCAGTTAGAATTTAATCGATTCTTGAAATTGATTATGTATCATCTAACAAATATGATATCAGCTTGTTaccaacaaaaagaaaagtacAACTATTACGACCTTCTTACCCGCAACAGATTGTTATAAGCTTCTGACAAGCAAAAATAGTACTCGTAaagctaaaaaaattttatatactATTGCGAGTTCAAGCTATGTGCAAGCAAAGTTTTTGTACTCTTCATTTTCAATAGATTACACCTACATTTTTCTTAGTAATGGACTGTTGACATATTTGCTAAACAACAAGGATCACTATTAAAATCCACCAACTAAAAAGGAAAGACGACaaatagggctgcaaacgagccgagccgagtcgagttttgagctaatcgagccgagcctcgactaaattttaccaagctcgagctcgagctcgagctcgacgagctggcaattttcgagctcgagctcgactcgaatcaagtcgagccgagctcgagttcgagctcgagctcgaaaaaaataaaaaaaaattattttatttttaaaaaaataaaaaaaataataattttttctgaataaataataaaatattaaggatatatacgtaatttcactatgaaaataaaaaattaaaatatatttatatataatatacgtaattttattattaaataaaaataaaaaatatatataaatatatatactcaagctcgcgagccggctcgcgagctaacgagcttaatattctgagctcgagttcgagctcgagtttgactcgagctggctcgagctcgactcgagctcgattaatctcgagctcgactcgagcttgactcgagccgctcgcgagcggctcgcgagcggctcgattcgtttgcagccctaacgACAAACTCCTGACAACAGAAATGTACAACAATAAAAGTGCTCAGACACAGATGTGCACAACAGGTCAATTCTCCAGTCTTTAAAGATATATCCATATTTTAACCAAAAGTTCCAACGTGACAAATTTTACAGTCTCCATTTTCTTCCCATTTTACCAAAAAGGACCATTCTTATCTTCTGAAACCCAGTGCAGGACAAGTAATCAGGATCCAACAGGTAATTTACTCTTGCTTCACAGGCCACACACAACACAAGTATCATACACCCAAAAAAAAGTGTGgtacaaaaaaaatttgtataattgacaaaaaggcaaaaaagaagaaagcaacTAGTACTTTGGAGTCTGGAACGAGAGGTTGAGATCTCGGGGGCAAGAGTAAGGGCagcctttcatttttcttaaaggCTTGGGAGCAAAGCGTAAATTTTACAACGATATGAGTGAAAATTTTAAAGATTTTAGGATATAAAGCAACTTTAAGTGTCCTAAATCAGGCACATCTTCATGAATCAGCACAATTTTAACATATATAAGAgccaaaaccaaaacaaaaacaaactgAAAATCCAATAAATCATGAATGCAATATCAACCAAGAAAGCAATTTTAGTcattataagttaaaaaaaaaaagcaaacagCCAGGTACAattcaataaaagaaaaacagcataaaactaaaaattgtaGAGAAATTCAACCTGGCTTAGATTTCTTGAAGCCGCCATTGGCGTTGAGATTGGAGTCTGTCCTGTTTCTCTTCCGAATATCCATAGCTCCCCAAACTCAGATCCAGAGAGTGTTAAATCAGCAAAGACAGCAACGAaccttcaagtaactaaaactcTAACAAaactccttaaaaaaaaaacaaaacagggAGAAAATTGAAGTAAATCTCCTAAGCTAAGAAGGGATAGCAggtagccaaaaaaaaaaagaaaaagaataattgcaaaaccctaaccctaactgTCCATGGGTTTTTGCAGAGGCTCTACAGGGGAGGGAGAGAGcgcgagagagagagatgattaGAGGCGGGGAAGGAAAGAGGGCTGCCTCCTCGGAGAAAGAGtgagcaaaacaaaagaaataacgATTTGCAGCAGAGATATTTAAACGCTAGTACCAGTAGTGCTACTCTTACATAGATATAAGATTATTAGGAAAAGACGCTAGTACTAGTAGCGCTGCTCTCACGTACTATAGTTATTATTTAAGTGAGTTAACAATCATCATGTTGACTTAAAAATGTACTACTTGATATTAAGTGAGTTAACGCTAGTACTGGCGCCCCACTCGAGTTCGTTTGGacagagtattatttgaaataattactgtaatattttttataatataatatatatgagataaaaatataattaaaaatataaaaaaaataaattaaaaaatatatttatgatgcaagcaaaatattgGTGGTGTTTGGATAGtgtgttatttgaaatattatttgaaatattcaaATTTGACTTTTGTGAATAATGAAACTTCCAAATAATTGTTTGGACAGCGAAATATGACATGAAATAATTGTTTGGAtaactacaacttttatttatctttttttaaaCAAAGGTAATACAAGAGTCCACCATTATGACATAGATGTTAGACATTGAAGTTCCTCTGACACGATTCTCAGTACACTAAGTCTGGTGATAGACCTTTATTCCATCTACGATGGCAGCAGTTGATAAAAGATGTATGTGATACTTTGACTACTATTGAAGCTCGTCATCTATCGCCTGCGGCGTCCTTGGGCTGCATACATTTGGTCCGCCATTGCATCGCGTGTTGCTTTCCATGCTTCTATCTCTGCCCGAGAAGCGTTTGGAGTCTGCATATGCACCCTTTCGCCGAAGTTGggttgcacctctaattgaatATTTTCATCCTCAAACCTTTGGAAATGGGCATCTCCGGGTTGGAACATTCTCAAAAAATTATGTAGCCCACAGCATGCAATTACCACACTAATCTGTGTGGTCATATAATAATTGGGTACTGGGCCCTTGAGGAATTTGAATCTCATTTTCAATACTCCAAACGTACGCTCTATAACATTTCTAAGACTCGAATGTCGGGTGTTAAACAACCGCTTGGCTGGATCTCGTTGCTGAACATTCTTGTAGGGTGGTAAGAAACCCGGAGTGTTTCTGTATGCTGCATCTACCAAGTAGTACTTCCCTATAGTTCTCAAAACATGCAAGGGAGCAAGGATGGAGAATTAGTAGCAGTGACTTTGTGTATTTTACGTGTGTGAAATGCCAAGTAGTAAGTAATTTTGTACCTGCCGGCGGAATTGGAAAATCTGATGGCGGCATCAACGCAGATTCTAACACCCGTGCATCGTGGGCACTGCCTTCCCATCCAGCGTATACGTAGTTGAATCGCATGTCAAAATCGCAGACTGCCAGGACATTTTGTGAGTGTATCCCATGTCGATTGGTATATGCCATCTGCTCTCCATTTGGCGGGCAAGCCGGAATATGTGTGCCATCTAGAGCTCCAACAGCACCCTGTCAAGAATTAATAATCGTCTAGAAATGGTTAAGTCCTCTAGCAGAGCAAATTCGTAAGGCTGTATGATTGTAGACTAAATTATAGGATATTACCTGGAACCATGGATAAAAGTGTCTTGAGTTTGCAATTCTTGGGTGAACATTATCGTGGTCATACGGTCTTATTATTGTGGCGGCAAATCTGCATAGGCCCTTGAGCAGTTTGTGTACGTTTCGATTAATTGTCTCCGTTGACCGGTTGAATCGTTCCGCTAGCACGCGCTGAGTATGCTTATGACTTACCATGACTAGAGTCATTGCTAAGGCTTCCTCTATCTCAACCCTTTGTTGATAGGATCGAGATACATAACCGTTATTCTGGAGTATTTCACATAAACGAAGAAAATTGTCAACTGTGATACACATGTTTTCCATACTTCGTCGGTAATGCCCATTGATCACCTCTTCAACCCACTGCCGTCCGGTTAGAGAGTCGTCGTGGTGAGGTATTTTATCCCTAGCTCGGTCACGATGCAGCATCATTAATTCTGCTGCCAAAACCAACATTGTCTCATCcctttcatcttcttcagctATTTGTTCTCTCCGTCCTCTGGCCGTCCTCCTATTGTTGGCCGCCATAGTACAAATGCCTCTAAAGATAAAGAGAGTAACTATAAACTGCTAAATAAGAATCAATTATTTTTTACAGACAATGAGCAAGGGAAACGATTACCTTCAAGTACTCGGTGGCATAAATGTATCTTTATGCTTATGAAAAACACGTTCGTCTGGGACGCCAATAGAAAGAAGCTAGAGTTTTGTGACAACTGCACGACTCCACCCATAAGGAGAACTACATATAAGGCGCAATCAGAATACGAGCAAAGCTATGCACCGGCAAATTCACATGCAACAATGAACTCATTTTCAAAAATGCTACTATCTTTTTCGAAAGGctaccattttttttaaaagcctGATAATCTATTATCGACTCCTGTACAATGTGTAGACAAATAATTCTGTGGACACAATTATCGGTGACCCTGGTAAGAAGAGAACCAGAGTAATAGCCCGTGAACCCTTTCTATTGCATGGAGTAGAGCAAGCTGTACGATCCTCCGGCTGTACATACAGCACTGCGCTTAAGGCTTTGCCTCTCACTTCGCACTGTGGTTCAGCAGGTTCCTCCGTGAAGGCTATGTAGACTGCTAGGACAACTTGTCTTGATGCTGTCCAATCTTACTTTTTTGATCTAATGCTCACTCTGTTCAATTCACCTTACCTCACCTGACTTTTTCAGATTACCACACCCCCTTTTGAGTtctctttttcaacaaatttcTTTATTCCAGTGATGCCCGGTTGTACAACTTGAGACTTTTCCCTGAAGGCTGCATGAGTGGTAGCAGGTACAAAGTACTTGAGCACATTTGTTAAAAGAGAACAAAGTAAATGATTGATTACGGTGTAAAAGAGAACAAAGTAAAAGAGAACAAAGTAAGGATGATGAATCTAGGAATGATGCTGCTGATGACGTAATCAAGAAATACAAGCGGGTCATTTTTCATCTTTGTAGTTTATTTACATTTGTGGTAAAGAGAAAAATTACTTGGTTGAAAGAACTATGCGATTGCAGTTACTGTATGAAGCAGCAGAGCTTGAAGAAAGTAAGAAGGATGTGCAGGAGATCTATAAGGAGGCACTTGCATTATATCAAGTAACCTATGACTATGCCATAAGCACAACTAATTTTTAGTTTCTCATTTGTGTATTTCACCCAACAATAAGTATCCTGCTCAAGTAAACCTGCTGGAGTAAATCATCCAAGGCAAAATTCAAGGAAAAGCCATATACGAAGGCTGCAACTTCCTGTCCGCAACAAATAAGTTAAGTGAGCTATGAAAGTTAAGCCAACAATCAACCATTCATATTTTCACCAACCTCATATGGTAAATAGCCATTATGCAATATAAGTAACAATTAAGAACTAGCAACAAAATCtcacacaacaaaaatgaaaaaaactaATTTCGAGCAAACTCATTTTACACATACAGTGCAACAAATGTATTTGTAAACAGGAAAATAACTCAAGCTTATAGTTCTTAGCGGGTACAGGCAAGTCCCGAAggctggaaaaaaaaatggactcCACCAAACTGGAAAAAAGGGAGCAACTCCACACGCATCACTCC
The Coffea arabica cultivar ET-39 chromosome 6c, Coffea Arabica ET-39 HiFi, whole genome shotgun sequence genome window above contains:
- the LOC113691273 gene encoding zinc finger CCCH domain-containing protein 14-like, whose translation is MDIRKRNRTDSNLNANGGFKKSKPEMDSLSSGIGSKSKPCTKFFSTAGCPFGESCHFLHHVPGGYNAVAQMMNLPPAPGPRGAAAPTSVPNGAGSATVKTKICNKYNTAEGCKFGDKCHFAHGDWELGKPIAPSPPHTMSAIPGRFGGRMEPVVPGPAASFGASATAKISVEASLAGAIIGKSGVNSKQICRQTGVKLAIREHDSNPNLRNIELEGTFEQIQQASAMVRELIASLGPVGGPGRAPAIPGGPAPPGSNYKTKLCENFAKGSCTFAERCHFAHGAAELRKSGV